One genomic window of Ilyobacter polytropus DSM 2926 includes the following:
- the deoD gene encoding purine-nucleoside phosphorylase, producing MSVHIAAKKGDIAETVLLPGDPMRAKWIAETFLENPECYNTVRGMYGYTGTYKGKRVSVQGTGMGVPSISIYVNELIREYGVKNLIRVGSAGSYQEDVKVRDIVIAMSSSTNSGVNKLRFNGADFAPTVSFELFMKAVDTAKEKGIKIKAGNVMTSDEFYQDNFEDYKKWAAFGVLCVEMETAGLYTIASKYGVNALTILTISDSLVTGEETTSEERQSTFDEMMEIALGTLEK from the coding sequence ATGAGTGTACATATAGCTGCAAAAAAAGGAGATATAGCAGAGACAGTCCTTTTACCTGGAGATCCTATGAGGGCAAAATGGATTGCAGAGACTTTCCTAGAAAATCCAGAATGCTATAATACAGTAAGGGGAATGTATGGATATACGGGAACTTACAAGGGGAAAAGAGTATCAGTCCAGGGAACTGGAATGGGAGTTCCTTCGATATCTATATATGTGAATGAACTTATCAGAGAGTATGGAGTAAAAAACCTAATAAGAGTTGGTTCAGCAGGATCATATCAAGAAGATGTAAAGGTTAGAGACATAGTCATAGCCATGTCTTCATCTACCAACTCAGGTGTCAACAAGCTTAGATTCAACGGGGCCGATTTTGCTCCTACTGTCTCTTTTGAGCTTTTCATGAAGGCCGTGGATACTGCAAAGGAAAAGGGAATAAAAATAAAAGCTGGGAATGTAATGACTTCTGATGAATTTTATCAGGATAACTTTGAAGACTATAAAAAATGGGCTGCTTTTGGAGTCCTTTGTGTAGAGATGGAGACTGCAGGCCTCTATACTATTGCGTCTAAATACGGTGTAAACGCTCTTACCATCCTCACAATATCTGATTCTCTCGTGACAGGGGAAGAAACTACCTCAGAAGAGAGACAGAGTACATTTGATGAGATGATGGAAATTGCTCTCGGAACGCTGGAAAAATAG